The following coding sequences are from one Leucoraja erinacea ecotype New England chromosome 2, Leri_hhj_1, whole genome shotgun sequence window:
- the LOC129713685 gene encoding charged multivesicular body protein 5 → MNRLFGRAKPKGPPPNLTDCIGSVDGRAESIDKKIARLDVELAKYKDQMKKMREGGAKNMVKQKAMRILKQKRMYEQQRDNLMQQSFNMEQANYTIQSLKDTKTTVDAMKTGVKEMKKAYKQVKIDQIENIQDQLEDMMEEANDVQEALSRSYGTPEIDEDDLEAELDALGDELLADEDSSYLDEAASAPSIPEGVPSDAKTNKDGVLVDEFGLPQIPAT, encoded by the exons GTTGATGGAAGAGCAGAATCTATCGATAAGAAGATCGCCAGACTTGATGTTGAATTGGCCAAATACAAAGACCAGATGAAGAAAATGAGAGAGGGTGGAGCAAAG AACATGGTAAAGCAAAAAGCAATGCGCATTTTAAAGCAGAAGAGGAT GTATGAGCAACAGAGGGACAACCTAATGCAGCAGTCATTCAATATGGAGCAAGCCAACTATACCATACAGTCATTGAAAGACACGAAGACCACG GTGGATGCAATGAAAACTGGTGTCAAGGAAATGAAGAAAGCTTACAAACAAGTCAAGATTGATCAGATTGAG AACATACAAGATCAATTGGAAGACATGATGGAAGAAGCAAATGATGTGCAGGAAGCCTTGAGTCGCAGTTATGGAACACCGGAAATTGATGAAGATGATTTGGAAGCAG AACTGGATGCACTTGGTGACGAACTTCTAGCTGATGAAGACTCTTCCTATTTGGACGAGGCTGCATCTGCACCGTCTATTCCTGAGGGTGTTCCAAGTGACGCAAAAACCAACAAG GATGGTGTACTAGTGGACGAATTTGGCTTGCCACAGATCCCTGCAACTTAA